TTTAAATGCTGCTAAATAATCTTTCCTCACTTGTCTAATTTCCATTCGCCCATTCGGTACAGTACAGAACTTTCTAGTCCTTCgtctttaatttttcaacatTGTCCTCTTTTATTTACTTCCAGTCCTGCATCATTATCCTTCAGCATTAACTTAAGTACTAGAATATATTAATAGTTTGCATATATGTTAcgaaaatttttaagtataCTAGTATATTAGTGTTTCAGCCATTTTTAGCAGttgattttagttataaaatatatataatatatataattaagattaattatatactaatatactaactttttttaataatttaaaaattttaactaactGTTTGTGCTTTTTTACGTATCACCTAATTTAatagaataagaataaatttgttggtaattaaaattttatctaagaATTTGTTATTATCTATAAATTgtagtatatataaaatgaaattgcGAACATCCATATTTATTTAAGTGTATTAAAAGATAATCATTAGAAGACCAACTCAAGTAAGAATAAATTAATCGattataagttttttttattatctttttttggTTTCAACAACATCGCACTAccttgtttaatttttaattttttttccttttgcacTAATatgtaacataaaaatttaattatttgttaagATATGGTGATATGATGGTACGTTTAGCTAGGAAAGCGATtgaaacatatatttatatagttTCCCAATAAAATATCGACGATTGATATATCGTTATATGGTGGAGTCTAACCCAACTAATACTAATAGTCTGACCCTCTTAATTTATGAAAGGTTTTATAGTTACGCGGTCCAAATTAAATCTCACGTCGACATTTCCAATACAATTCATTATAGTATGAGACTTGcgggttaaaaaaaaaaagatctatTAGTATATCACCATCCCGAATAAATTtcatttctctttcaattcgactgaattataaaataatataataaatattgttGCTACATGGAAATTGAGTTTAGTGTATGTTTTTGGTCTTATCCTTTTATCTGAATGTATGACTCCTCATTTTGAAGggaattttctttaattttagataaaagaCATTCACTACAATAATGTATTATTATTCAAGCTAAGTTATCGAGTTTCATCTAGGACTTTGAAAAAGGGCGTGCAAGTGTCAGTAACTTGGCAATAATGTGAATGTGAATGTGACCGATGAAAATATGAGAGAAATTAGAGGAAATAACGTGAGTGGTTTTTTATGTGATTATGTAAGGTACTTTATTAGcaaagagaaaaataagatagaatAAAGTAAGTGGTGTCCTTTATGGGTATGGGAAAAAGTTGAGTATAGTGTTATTGATATGTAGATGAATAATGTTACTCAAAAGTCAGTGATGTTTGTTGTAGCTAAGCAATACCTTTCTCACCAAACTGGTACatacaattttaattcaaaaactCACACACAGCCGTAGATTTCAGATTTCAGATTTCACACCCACCGATCTGCCTCCACcattctttatttaatttcctCTTATATTATTTCCATTATTCAACCAACCTATCctaactcatcataaaccaccATTACATATGCCTTGTCCTCTTCTTGCTTTTAATTGCTTTCTCGTCTTCCATTTTAATCATTAAATAAGTGACTGCATCGTACACAAATTTAtctcttttcaattcaattttttcatAATGATAATACAATAATAAGCACATAATTAAAGTTGCATTATTAAAATAGTGGATTACAAGCAAGAGGGTCCTTAAAAACTGTAAGACGTACACCCAAATGAATTAAGGAGAAGGGATTATTCTCCTTAATTAATCGTAATCAATACTTAACATTACAATGCAAGCCAACAATAGAAAATTCCCCATACAATTAACAATAATGACACACATGGATCCATCTTTGTAGAACATGATGGAACAAGAAgtatagttaattaattagctGGCCGATAACAGAGGCTAATTAAGTAATAATTAAatgaaactaataataatataacctTATCCAAAATTTTCCCCCAAAATACAAAATTCTGGAATCGGATCTATCCAAGTCTCTTCTATACTCTGATCTCTGATTaattagaagaagaagatgtaATTAATGAGACTATAATAATGATTAGAAGTTAATTAATCTTCAAAGCCAACTTTCTTCCAAATAGCATTCCTGACACTACGCAAGTCTCTACCTTTGAGGGTCCTTCCAATGCCTTCATGAACAGACAGAGAGGCCCCTCTTGTCTTTGCCAGATACTCGTGTGGGGGAACCCtaactcctcctccttctccgtTATAATCATCgtcctcatcatcatcttcataatcatcatcatcatcgctCTCCCATTTCCTATGATCCTTGTATTCCTGCTTTAGAATCTTTGACCAGTCAGGTATGTTCACCGGCAACGAGGTAGCTGCAGCTACATCATGATCATGATGAACAACCTTCCTAGAAGGACCTCTCTTCAAACCAGATgcagatgatgaagatgaagatgaagagaagccCTTCTTGTTGTTACTTGCAACGGAGATGTTGTTCCACAAATCAGCTTCATCAAACTCAAACATGGCATCACCCTGTGAACACGATTTTGAGGTGCTCCTTGTTGGTTGAAACATGTAACTTTGCTTTGAAAGAAAGCTCTTCCTAGACGCCAttcaattcaatctctctctctctctctctctaaagtTGATTAGTTGGTTGTTGCTGTGTATGTTTTCCGGTTCCAAGTCTTCATTCACTGCTCGCTGCATATATTTATATTGTTTTTCTCAGTATTTATGGATAaacattcttttatttttattttaatctaaatCAGGGTATTGTACCGTATCCTCGGTAATAGCGCCTAATTTTATGCTAAACAAGCTTTTTTAAGAACCAAATAggtaattatatattatgtattttattacttgattgtcttttaatttattcGTTATCCATAAATAAATGATATCTTCtattatatttacaaaatatttagttgttaaatttattattcttgaatCATTACCATGAAtcttaatatgtataaaataattCACCAATCAAAATTTCTACAATATTTACCATGTGACAACTTAAAATACAACTACCTTACATAATTACATAGTTACATCTCATACTTGATATGGATAAAGCTAGCTAGCTAACACCCTATTCCTATATTTAATAGAAGGGAAATCGTTATGTGTATGTCCTAACATGAAATGTATGAAAAACATTATCACTTTTCCTTTTGTTCATTACTATTATTTCTCTTATCTTAGTTATCATATTcttggaaaaacaaaatagtaCATTAAACTAACAAAGAATATATCTTCTTGAATCAAGTTAGATTAgtttagtgattaatttataagtctgtttaaataaatattaagtatTTAAATTTCGTTTTATACGTATATTGCAACAAAATCTAATTTCAGTGACCATTTGGAGAAAGTGGTCAAATAGAATTGCTGTTGCTGTAATTCTTACTTTTACATACCAACAGTAAAACGCAACCGCCTCTGAAACACAAACCTGGCAGTGTCCATCACATTCGTTCCACGGCGGTTTATGAAATTCGAGCCATTACTTACTTAGATCGCTTAATTTCTCTTTCGTTCGCACTTCTCGCTAGTTCCACTACTCACTATTATCTGCCATTACCAAACCTAGCGCGCCCGGAACCCCAAGTACAATGAAAAGAAAATCTTCATGCAAAACGAAAATCTGCAACGAATCATTACTTAGCAAAACTATACGCATTTGTTCCTGTCTTTGGTAAGctaattgtatttttctttgttcttttctGATTCAATTTTATGCTTCTTCTAGTTAATAATCACTGATAACCCATTATCTTATTCTCTAGTTATTTCTACTTCTTGTTCATCACTCTGAATGCACGAATTTCTCTCCTAGAAGTGcaaatttctttaatttaaggTTACTCTATCTCTTTCTCTATTAGAATTTTCTTCCCTCTCTATTTTTCTTACGCACAGTTTTTGCTAGATAATTTAATGTGTAATTTTAAATAgtgttatatataatatgatcacataagttttgattaaaaaatattgattaattCTGTAAATAGAGTGATGTCAAATATggaaatataatattttgttgCAAGAATAacccaaaaaataattaattaaaatcgtGTAAATGCAACAAAGTAAATAACATGAGCATATATTTTCTGTGTTTGTTGTGGAGTTTGAAGCACAAGTGAGGGGACACTAATAACAGAATAAGAGAAAGTAAGGTTAGAAATTGGGTAGTAAAGGAGAGACAGAGTGAAGTGAAAAAGGTAGAAGTTACAAGTTCTATTTTTGTGACaataatacaattaaaattttcaacaaaatgaTCAGATTATTCCTTCCCAATTTGAGATAAAGATTTAGAGACTTTGAAAAATTGGAAATTGACATACCAGactatataaaaattgaagtaTAACTATACTTTAGTTTGATAATATAGGCCTATTGATTATTCCCAAAGCTCTTACATCTCGTAACTTCTCTGAATACTATGACCATACATGATGGGTTTCATCGAGAAGCTTCTAACATAGAAGATGTAGTGTTTTAGCAGCatgatcataaaaaattttatattgtttaCAAACTTACTTTTTCTCTTTCCATCTTTGATAATTTAAGCTCATCCTGAAAAGACTTGTTCAATTTCTGTTCctctgaaattgaaagaaagaacATGATAGTTAGCAATTATTTAGTTTACACTCTCAAAATGCGCCAAAATCTAATAAATACTGAAGTGCTGAATATAGACCCTAGTATTTGAGTTGAATGTTTGCCAATTTATTGTGTTCTTGCTCCAATTCCAACTTCAATTTTTGTATCTCACGAATATGTAGAACAGCTGTTGTGGGACTATCTTTTTCCTCCCTTAAATTCGCAAGCTCCTAGAAGTCATTCATACAATGTCGCACAAAACAAATAAGCTTGTGATTACATTATCTTTGAAAGGTGATTTTATTCTGATGCTTTTTTGTTCGTCTCAGGAGTTCATAAGAGCTGGAGCATGTGGAGCTACATGACGAGAAAAAAATCTGCTAATAGTTTAGGAGGGGTATATTTTTCATACAATCATGACTTTGATATGGCTAAAGTTCGCTCTATAGAAGTAGAATTACAAGAGAATAAAGCAACAATTTTCTTATTACAAGCCCAGGTGacatattttattaatcattgtATGGGTGAAAAAGTGCCACATGACTTTTCTACAGCTACAAATAATgaggtaaatattatattttgttcttttttcctGAATCTTTCATTGTGAATGATTTAATAAAACGATGATTTAGTTATTGTTGGTCATTATCCTTATTTGTTCGTATGGTTTATGCCTATTAATGTTATACTTAAATTATATAATGgtctttgtttttattctaatgtatttttatttatttttaattctagGTTGCAGACTCACCAATGGAGACAAGGGCCACCTTCTACTATTTCGTGACTTGATTATAGAATTTTATGATTGAATTGACCCAAGACTTTTGTTATCAAAGTGACTATTTATTTTAGACTTTTAGCatagttaaataataaaagcaaaactcttttctaattcaattttaggATTGCGTTATTTGAATTTACTTTGATATGTAaatatagtttttaataaaCACTGGTGGTATTTGATTTATGATTATGTAAgacttattaaatatatattatattttgaaatacaATGTTCATATTATTTTGGtacctttttctattttattttgagttgtagattttaatattgtagtggtaatttttttattaggattGAAGGATTAAAAAGTAGTTTatatacttaataaaaaaatatatgttgcAGGTATCGCGGCAGTTTAAAACCGTCACAAAAATCATTTTCGATTTAATTTTTACGGCGGTTCAAAACTGCCGCAAAAGTTCAACGTTAATTTCAAATTGAAAGTTTGCGGCGGT
This sequence is a window from Arachis duranensis cultivar V14167 chromosome 2, aradu.V14167.gnm2.J7QH, whole genome shotgun sequence. Protein-coding genes within it:
- the LOC107476304 gene encoding uncharacterized protein LOC107476304; this encodes MASRKSFLSKQSYMFQPTRSTSKSCSQGDAMFEFDEADLWNNISVASNNKKGFSSSSSSSSASGLKRGPSRKVVHHDHDVAAATSLPVNIPDWSKILKQEYKDHRKWESDDDDDYEDDDEDDDYNGEGGGVRVPPHEYLAKTRGASLSVHEGIGRTLKGRDLRSVRNAIWKKVGFED